From one Methylomonas paludis genomic stretch:
- a CDS encoding FeoA family protein — protein MSTYLKALTVGESGRIVGFDQTGGVYRKKLLAMGLTPGTEFSVTRFAPMGDPVEIRIRGFSLTLRKNEASVLLIEKL, from the coding sequence ATGTCAACTTATCTTAAAGCGCTGACTGTTGGTGAATCTGGCCGGATTGTGGGATTTGATCAAACCGGCGGTGTTTACCGGAAAAAGTTGTTGGCTATGGGTTTGACCCCCGGAACTGAGTTTAGTGTGACCCGTTTTGCCCCAATGGGCGATCCGGTGGAAATTAGAATCAGAGGCTTTTCGCTGACCTTGCGTAAAAACGAAGCCTCGGTGCTACTGATCGAAAAATTATGA